Proteins from a single region of bacterium:
- the nrfD gene encoding NrfD/PsrC family molybdoenzyme membrane anchor subunit → MAEHFVRPPEWGWYILGYFFFAGITGGLYALGAGLRLWGRPADEGVARTAFLWAFPILVVCPILLTIDLGQPLRFYHMLVATTPGQGGLIFHYWNPMSVGAWALLIFGIFSFVSFVSALGRRPGPGGGRWFVAAGGLFGLFVASYTGVLLSVSNQPLWSDTWTLGGLFLASSLSGAAALLAATARRDAGSAGTDARLHAADGYFALLELIWILLLFAALAAAGSLSIVLRVPWIGLWLIVLIGLIPPLLAFGRPERARGSASVFAFVVLAGELALRAVIVFSAQG, encoded by the coding sequence ATGGCCGAGCACTTCGTCCGGCCGCCTGAGTGGGGCTGGTACATCCTCGGGTATTTCTTTTTTGCCGGTATCACGGGCGGGCTGTACGCGCTCGGGGCGGGGCTGCGGCTGTGGGGCCGTCCCGCGGACGAAGGCGTCGCGCGCACGGCGTTCCTTTGGGCCTTTCCGATCCTCGTCGTCTGCCCGATTCTGCTTACGATCGACCTCGGGCAGCCGCTCCGCTTCTACCATATGCTGGTCGCCACAACGCCGGGGCAGGGCGGTCTCATTTTTCACTACTGGAACCCGATGTCGGTCGGCGCCTGGGCGCTGTTGATTTTCGGGATCTTTTCGTTCGTCTCGTTCGTGAGCGCGTTGGGGCGGCGGCCCGGTCCCGGCGGCGGCCGGTGGTTCGTCGCGGCCGGCGGACTTTTCGGTCTGTTTGTCGCTTCGTATACCGGCGTATTGCTCAGCGTCTCGAACCAGCCCCTCTGGAGCGACACGTGGACCCTCGGAGGCCTGTTTCTTGCCTCCAGCCTGAGCGGGGCGGCGGCGCTGCTGGCGGCGACGGCGCGCAGAGACGCGGGGTCCGCGGGCACGGACGCGCGGCTGCACGCGGCGGACGGCTACTTCGCGCTGCTCGAGCTCATCTGGATCCTTCTGCTCTTTGCAGCGCTGGCGGCGGCCGGCAGCCTTTCGATAGTGTTGCGCGTTCCGTGGATCGGACTGTGGCTGATCGTCCTTATCGGGCTGATTCCACCCCTCCTGGCGTTCGGTCGCCCGGAGCGCGCACGCGGCAGCGCGTCCGTGTTCGCGTTCGTGGTGCTGGCCGGCGAGTTGGCGCTGCGGGCGGTCATCGTCTTCAGCGCCCAGGGTTAG
- a CDS encoding metallophosphoesterase encodes MGVIADIHCGPDRDVLPGSRVPTLLDGFIAAMRAARPACIVDLGDRVNSVAAGQDAVRERYVRRRLEEAGVPVYHVLGNTDLERLPKHEALAAVKKGWAAETVDLDEARLVLLDTLDPSVERVGGSIGAAQLEWVRASLTARHVPSLIFGHHPLDEPALEGHHYFAGHPSIAAAENRAEVRAALESAPEVAAVFSGHLHWTRASEIGGIPYVTVGSLVDTAYTGGEPAAAYAFVTVGVEAVEVHVAGRAPAGFRFPRGRLLG; translated from the coding sequence ATCGGCGTCATCGCCGATATCCACTGCGGCCCGGACCGGGACGTCCTGCCGGGCAGCCGCGTGCCCACGCTGCTCGACGGCTTCATCGCCGCGATGCGCGCGGCGCGGCCCGCCTGCATCGTCGACCTCGGCGACCGCGTCAACAGCGTGGCGGCCGGGCAGGACGCGGTGCGGGAGCGGTACGTGCGGCGGCGCCTGGAAGAGGCGGGCGTTCCGGTCTACCATGTTCTCGGCAACACAGATTTAGAACGGCTGCCGAAGCACGAGGCCCTGGCCGCGGTCAAGAAAGGCTGGGCGGCAGAGACCGTGGACCTCGATGAGGCGCGGCTTGTGCTGTTGGATACTCTCGATCCTTCGGTCGAGCGCGTCGGAGGTTCGATCGGCGCCGCCCAGCTCGAGTGGGTACGAGCCTCGTTGACGGCGCGCCACGTGCCAAGTCTGATCTTCGGGCACCATCCGCTGGACGAGCCCGCGCTGGAGGGCCACCACTATTTTGCCGGCCACCCGTCGATCGCCGCCGCGGAGAACCGCGCCGAGGTGCGCGCGGCGCTGGAGAGCGCTCCGGAGGTCGCCGCGGTGTTCTCGGGCCACCTCCACTGGACGCGCGCGTCGGAGATCGGCGGGATTCCCTACGTGACGGTCGGCTCGCTCGTCGACACGGCATACACCGGCGGCGAGCCCGCCGCAGCCTACGCGTTCGTGACGGTCGGAGTGGAGGCGGTCGAGGTGCACGTCGCCGGCCGGGCCCCGGCGGGGTTCCGGTTCCCGCGGGGCCGGCTCCTCGGCTAG
- a CDS encoding OsmC family protein, with the protein MNATLRWEGGMRFGGVAESGGKLTLDARPEHGGTGQGPSAMETLLLALAGCTGMDVVSVLGKMRAPFEGLEIRVSGDRRDEHPRIFTHIRLEYVFRGGALKPEQAGRAVELSQTTYCSVSAMLRASSDLTYTWRIEP; encoded by the coding sequence ATGAATGCCACGCTGCGGTGGGAAGGCGGCATGCGGTTCGGGGGAGTCGCGGAATCCGGCGGGAAGCTGACGCTCGACGCCCGGCCGGAGCACGGCGGCACCGGACAGGGGCCGTCGGCGATGGAGACGCTGCTACTCGCGCTCGCCGGCTGCACCGGCATGGACGTCGTCTCGGTCCTCGGCAAGATGCGCGCGCCCTTCGAGGGGTTGGAAATCCGCGTCTCGGGCGACCGCCGCGACGAGCATCCGCGGATCTTCACACATATCCGGCTCGAGTACGTTTTCCGAGGCGGCGCCCTCAAGCCCGAACAAGCGGGCCGCGCGGTCGAGCTAAGCCAGACGACGTACTGTTCCGTGTCCGCGATGCTTCGGGCGAGCTCTGACCTGACGTACACCTGGCGGATCGAACCTTAG
- a CDS encoding adenosine-specific kinase — protein sequence METHVIRVENPDGLNVILGQSHFIKTADDLHEALAGAVPGIRFGLAFCEASGPRLIRASGTAQPLVDLATRAARALGCGHAFVIFLDGTFPINVLGVIRQVPEVCRIFCATANSLEVVVAETEQGRGVLGVIDGQPPLGVEGPVDVHARRELLRKFGYKL from the coding sequence ATGGAAACGCACGTGATTCGGGTGGAGAACCCGGACGGGCTCAATGTGATCCTCGGTCAATCGCATTTCATCAAGACGGCGGATGACCTGCATGAAGCCCTAGCCGGCGCCGTTCCCGGCATCCGCTTCGGGCTCGCCTTCTGCGAAGCCAGCGGGCCGCGCCTCATCCGCGCGAGCGGAACCGCGCAGCCGCTCGTCGACTTGGCGACGCGCGCGGCACGCGCGCTCGGCTGCGGACACGCGTTCGTTATTTTCCTAGACGGCACGTTCCCGATCAATGTGCTCGGTGTCATCCGGCAGGTCCCCGAGGTCTGCCGGATCTTCTGCGCCACGGCGAACTCGCTCGAGGTCGTGGTGGCCGAGACGGAGCAGGGGCGCGGCGTCCTCGGCGTAATCGACGGCCAGCCCCCGCTCGGCGTCGAAGGGCCGGTCGACGTGCACGCGCGGCGCGAACTTCTGCGGAAGTTCGGCTACAAGCTGTGA
- the rpiA gene encoding ribose-5-phosphate isomerase RpiA, translating to MGRFKRDAALAAVAAEVRDGMLVGLGSGSTAAYAIQEIGRRIREDRWRLLGVPTSERTAALAREAGVPLVPLDAAPDVAIDGADQVDPSLAIVKGGGGAHAREKVVASASKRVAIIADYTKAVERLTAPVPLEVLPFAVAWIPRALAGLVPRGEAHVRMRDGRPFTTDNGNPIIELVCGVIDDPSGLAAALDAMPGVVEHGLFVGIANVVYLAGPEGIKIAQI from the coding sequence GTGGGACGGTTCAAGCGCGACGCCGCTCTTGCCGCGGTCGCCGCTGAAGTTCGCGACGGGATGCTCGTGGGTCTCGGGTCGGGGTCTACCGCGGCGTACGCGATACAGGAGATCGGCCGGCGGATTCGCGAGGACCGGTGGCGGCTTCTGGGGGTGCCGACGTCCGAACGGACGGCCGCACTGGCGCGTGAGGCCGGGGTTCCGCTCGTCCCGCTCGATGCCGCGCCCGACGTCGCAATCGACGGGGCGGATCAAGTCGACCCGTCGCTCGCCATCGTCAAGGGCGGCGGCGGCGCCCACGCGAGGGAGAAGGTCGTCGCCTCGGCCTCAAAGCGGGTCGCCATCATCGCCGACTACACCAAAGCGGTCGAGCGTTTGACGGCTCCCGTCCCGCTGGAGGTCCTGCCGTTTGCCGTCGCCTGGATACCGCGCGCCCTGGCCGGCCTCGTTCCCCGTGGGGAGGCGCACGTGCGCATGCGCGACGGGCGGCCCTTCACCACAGACAACGGCAACCCGATCATAGAACTTGTGTGCGGGGTCATCGACGACCCGTCGGGGCTTGCCGCCGCGCTCGATGCCATGCCCGGCGTGGTCGAGCACGGACTGTTCGTCGGCATCGCGAACGTGGTGTATCTTGCGGGACCTGAGGGAATAAAAATAGCCCAAATTTAG
- a CDS encoding isoamylase early set domain-containing protein, which yields MATLIPVTFRFPARLTPAARTVSVIGSFNGWNPAVHKMRKAAGGEWAVTVYLTPGRTVYCFSVDGVMWLDPADEGRVPNGWGSEYSVRHIASDPAFAALQPA from the coding sequence ATGGCTACGCTGATTCCCGTGACGTTTCGTTTTCCCGCACGCCTGACCCCTGCCGCACGAACTGTTTCGGTCATCGGCTCCTTTAACGGTTGGAACCCGGCCGTCCACAAGATGCGGAAGGCCGCCGGCGGCGAGTGGGCCGTCACGGTCTACCTGACGCCGGGACGCACGGTGTACTGCTTCTCGGTGGATGGCGTGATGTGGCTCGACCCGGCGGACGAGGGCCGGGTGCCCAACGGGTGGGGGTCGGAGTATTCGGTCCGCCACATCGCGTCGGACCCGGCGTTCGCCGCGCTGCAGCCGGCGTAA
- a CDS encoding metal-sensitive transcriptional regulator, whose protein sequence is MPRTVTGLDPRAKALILARLRSIEGHWRAVVRMVDEDRYCVDVIKQIRAVQGAADKATALLLERHLNHCVTSAIRSDNPRQRERAIAELLEVFEHRARPIGDRTAS, encoded by the coding sequence ATGCCACGGACGGTCACCGGGCTGGATCCCCGCGCGAAAGCGCTGATCCTCGCGCGGCTGCGCAGCATCGAGGGACACTGGCGCGCCGTCGTCCGCATGGTCGACGAGGACCGGTACTGCGTGGACGTGATCAAGCAGATTCGCGCCGTACAGGGCGCCGCCGATAAGGCCACCGCGCTGCTGCTGGAACGCCACCTCAATCACTGCGTGACGTCGGCGATCCGTTCGGACAACCCCCGCCAGCGGGAGCGGGCGATCGCGGAGCTGCTCGAGGTCTTCGAGCATCGCGCGCGGCCGATCGGCGACCGCACCGCGTCGTAG
- a CDS encoding heavy metal translocating P-type ATPase, with amino-acid sequence MTSGSAPNTATVDLPIEGMTCASCVRRVEKSLRRVDGVRDAAVNLAAAKARVVFDPSVATVTQLGDAVSRAGYAVPAPLHPGGASEPGASAAAGEAGQREADGLRARWTTSLVIGAAMMVLMYLPLRLDMALWSPVLLIAASVVQFWAGAPIYAAAWAAARHGTATMDTLIVVGTGAAYGYSAFVTLWPSLAGRWGFPRQLYYDSAVVIIALILLGRWLERRAMTRMGAAITALAGLRAKTARVVRGGAERDVPVDAVVPGDEIRVRPGEKVPVDGVVTGGRSAVDESMLTGESVPVDKAPGDAVIGATINTTGSFVFRATKVGRDTALAQIVRLVEEAQASSAPIQRLADTIAGVFVPAVLVLAALTFAAWMFVGPEPRLTFALTATIAVLIIACPCALGLATPAAIVAGTGRAAELGILIRGGEALERAQRVTTVVLDKTGTLTAGRPEVVRVLPAAGVEERDLLRLAAAAERGSEHPFGEAIVSYARAQHLEIPDSERFEAVAGSGVTAVVKGRRVALGTRAFMDELGTALDGLEDRATGVAGTGATPMFVSLDGRAAGVIGVADGLKPDARDAVDRLKGLGLDVWMLTGDHSLPAQAIAAAAGIDPARVMAQVAPRQKAEKVKALQAEGRVVAMVGDGINDAPALAQADLGIAIGTGTDVAMAASDVTLVGGGVRNIAVAITLSRRTVAVIRQGLFWAFAYNVVLIPVAMGALYPLLHVLLSPMLAAAAMAMSSVSVVSNALRLRGFRAGVVGGGLR; translated from the coding sequence ATGACGTCCGGATCCGCCCCGAACACCGCCACGGTCGACCTCCCGATCGAAGGGATGACGTGTGCCTCCTGTGTCCGCCGAGTCGAGAAATCGCTCCGCCGCGTCGACGGCGTCCGCGACGCGGCGGTCAACTTGGCCGCCGCGAAGGCGCGCGTTGTGTTCGATCCATCCGTGGCCACGGTGACGCAGCTCGGCGACGCGGTCTCGCGCGCCGGATACGCCGTGCCCGCCCCGCTCCACCCGGGCGGCGCGTCCGAGCCCGGCGCGTCCGCGGCGGCCGGCGAGGCGGGACAGCGCGAAGCGGACGGTCTGCGGGCGCGGTGGACCACGAGCCTCGTGATCGGCGCCGCGATGATGGTCCTGATGTATCTGCCGCTGCGCCTCGACATGGCGCTCTGGTCGCCCGTGCTCCTGATCGCGGCGTCGGTCGTGCAGTTCTGGGCGGGCGCGCCGATCTACGCCGCCGCGTGGGCCGCGGCGCGGCACGGCACCGCCACCATGGACACGCTGATCGTGGTCGGGACCGGCGCCGCGTACGGGTACAGCGCCTTCGTCACGCTTTGGCCGTCGCTCGCCGGGCGCTGGGGCTTCCCGCGGCAGCTGTACTATGACTCCGCGGTCGTGATCATCGCCCTCATCCTGCTCGGCCGCTGGCTGGAGCGCCGCGCGATGACGCGCATGGGCGCGGCGATCACGGCGCTCGCAGGCCTGCGCGCGAAGACGGCGCGGGTCGTCCGCGGCGGCGCCGAACGGGACGTGCCGGTGGACGCGGTGGTGCCCGGCGATGAGATCCGCGTCCGGCCGGGCGAAAAGGTGCCGGTCGACGGGGTGGTGACTGGGGGCCGCTCCGCCGTCGACGAGAGCATGCTCACGGGCGAGAGCGTCCCGGTGGACAAGGCGCCGGGGGACGCGGTAATCGGCGCGACGATCAACACGACAGGGTCGTTCGTCTTCCGCGCGACCAAGGTCGGCCGGGACACCGCGCTGGCGCAGATCGTCCGTCTCGTCGAGGAGGCCCAGGCGTCGTCTGCCCCGATCCAGCGGCTGGCCGACACTATCGCCGGCGTCTTTGTGCCCGCAGTCCTCGTCCTCGCCGCGCTGACCTTCGCGGCGTGGATGTTCGTGGGACCGGAGCCGCGTCTCACCTTCGCGCTTACCGCCACGATCGCCGTCCTGATCATCGCCTGTCCGTGCGCCCTCGGGCTTGCCACGCCCGCGGCGATCGTCGCCGGCACCGGCCGGGCGGCCGAGCTCGGCATCTTGATTCGGGGCGGCGAGGCGCTGGAGCGGGCGCAGCGGGTCACGACCGTGGTGCTCGACAAGACCGGTACGCTCACGGCCGGCAGGCCCGAGGTAGTCCGGGTGCTGCCGGCGGCCGGGGTGGAGGAGAGAGACCTCCTCCGGCTCGCGGCCGCGGCCGAGCGCGGCTCGGAGCATCCGTTCGGCGAGGCAATCGTTTCCTACGCGCGGGCGCAGCACCTCGAGATCCCAGATTCGGAGCGATTCGAGGCCGTCGCGGGCAGCGGGGTCACGGCGGTCGTCAAGGGCCGCCGCGTGGCGCTCGGTACGCGCGCCTTCATGGACGAATTGGGAACGGCGCTTGACGGCCTCGAGGACCGCGCGACCGGCGTGGCCGGAACCGGCGCCACGCCGATGTTCGTCTCGCTGGACGGCCGCGCCGCCGGTGTGATCGGCGTCGCCGACGGGCTGAAGCCGGACGCGCGCGATGCGGTCGACCGGCTCAAGGGCCTCGGGCTCGACGTCTGGATGCTCACCGGCGACCACTCTCTGCCGGCGCAGGCCATCGCCGCCGCGGCCGGCATCGATCCCGCGCGCGTCATGGCGCAGGTCGCACCGCGCCAGAAGGCGGAGAAGGTGAAGGCACTCCAGGCGGAGGGGCGTGTGGTGGCGATGGTGGGCGACGGCATCAACGACGCGCCGGCGCTGGCCCAGGCTGATCTCGGCATCGCGATCGGGACGGGGACCGACGTCGCCATGGCCGCGTCCGACGTCACGCTGGTGGGCGGGGGGGTGCGCAACATCGCCGTGGCGATCACGCTGTCGCGCCGCACGGTGGCCGTGATCCGGCAGGGGCTGTTCTGGGCATTCGCGTACAACGTCGTGTTGATTCCGGTCGCGATGGGCGCCCTCTATCCACTGCTGCACGTGCTCTTGAGTCCGATGCTGGCCGCGGCGGCGATGGCGATGAGCAGCGTGAGCGTCGTTTCCAACGCGCTCCGGCTGCGGGGCTTCCGCGCGGGCGTCGTCGGAGGTGGGTTACGATGA
- a CDS encoding heavy-metal-associated domain-containing protein has product MTNVVLRVPDISCEHCERTVKQALGKLRGVGTVDVDIAAKEVRVAYDETSVGLDGLKAALADEDYPVASASPA; this is encoded by the coding sequence ATGACGAACGTCGTCCTGCGCGTGCCCGACATCTCATGCGAGCACTGCGAGCGGACGGTCAAGCAGGCCCTGGGTAAGCTGCGCGGCGTGGGCACGGTCGACGTCGACATCGCGGCCAAGGAAGTGCGTGTGGCGTACGACGAGACGTCCGTCGGCCTCGACGGTCTCAAAGCGGCGTTGGCAGACGAGGACTATCCCGTCGCGTCCGCGTCGCCCGCGTAG
- a CDS encoding glycoside hydrolase family 15 protein, which yields MGYLPIERYGVIGDLRTAALVGATGSIDLFCFPHFDSPSVFQALLDDERGGRFALTPLVERPRRKQLYVFDSNVLLSRFLADDGMAEISDFMPLEPPTGTPQIVRRAKTVRGEIRYRLLCAPRFDHARAGHRAVRTEDGVVFTPEREGLPALRLRAECPVEVRNGDAVAEFTLSAGQSAAFIFEEARRGHEPAADFAPYVVQSFKDTLNYWRRWMARSTYRGRWREMVNRSALALKLLTSREFGSIVAAPTFSLPEVVGGERNWDYRYTWIRDASFTIYALLRLGYTDEAAAFMRWIARRAEEADPNRPLQPMYGIDGRRDLAEAALPHLAGYKGSRPVRIGNEAYRQLQLDIYGELADGLYVFDRHGEQISSVLWEAFTRLIDWVCANWRRPDEGIWEVRAGAQEFCQSRVMCWVALDRALRIARNRSYPAPIGRWHDIRDEIYRSIIHDFWDPKREAFVQHKGSTALGAANLLMPLVRLVSPHDPRWLSTLRAIRHDLVDDALVYRYRIEQAPDGLRGHEGTFNMCSFWYVEALSRSGDTRRARFLFEKLFGYANELGLYSEQLGRRGEHLGNFPQALTHIALISAAYDLNRRIEAGSRGT from the coding sequence GTGGGCTACCTGCCAATCGAGCGGTACGGCGTGATCGGCGACCTTCGCACGGCCGCGCTCGTCGGCGCCACCGGCTCGATCGACCTCTTCTGCTTCCCGCACTTCGACTCGCCGTCCGTCTTTCAGGCGCTGCTCGACGACGAGCGGGGCGGCCGGTTCGCGTTAACGCCGCTCGTCGAGAGGCCCCGCCGCAAGCAGCTCTACGTGTTCGATTCCAACGTGCTTCTGAGCCGTTTCCTCGCCGACGATGGGATGGCGGAGATCTCCGATTTCATGCCGCTCGAGCCGCCCACCGGCACGCCGCAGATCGTGCGGCGGGCCAAGACCGTTCGCGGCGAAATCCGCTATCGGCTCCTCTGCGCGCCGCGCTTCGACCACGCCCGGGCCGGACACCGCGCCGTGCGGACCGAGGACGGCGTCGTGTTCACCCCGGAGCGGGAGGGGCTTCCGGCGCTGCGGCTGCGCGCCGAGTGTCCGGTGGAAGTTCGCAACGGCGACGCGGTCGCGGAGTTCACGCTGTCCGCCGGCCAGAGCGCGGCGTTCATTTTCGAGGAGGCGCGCCGCGGGCACGAGCCGGCCGCCGACTTCGCACCGTACGTGGTGCAGTCGTTCAAGGACACGCTCAACTACTGGCGGCGATGGATGGCGCGGTCGACGTACCGCGGCCGGTGGCGGGAGATGGTGAACCGGTCCGCCTTGGCGCTGAAGCTCCTTACGTCGCGCGAGTTCGGCTCGATCGTCGCGGCGCCGACGTTCTCGCTGCCGGAGGTGGTGGGCGGCGAGCGCAACTGGGACTACCGGTATACGTGGATCCGCGACGCGTCGTTCACAATCTACGCGCTGCTCCGCCTCGGCTACACCGATGAGGCGGCCGCCTTCATGCGCTGGATCGCGCGGCGCGCCGAGGAGGCGGATCCGAACAGGCCGCTGCAGCCGATGTACGGGATCGACGGCCGGCGCGATCTGGCCGAGGCGGCGCTGCCGCATCTGGCCGGTTACAAGGGCTCGCGTCCGGTGCGGATCGGCAACGAGGCATACCGGCAGCTGCAGCTCGACATCTACGGCGAGCTGGCCGACGGCCTCTACGTCTTCGACCGGCACGGCGAGCAGATCTCTTCTGTGCTGTGGGAGGCGTTCACCCGCCTCATCGATTGGGTGTGCGCCAACTGGCGGCGGCCGGACGAGGGGATCTGGGAGGTGCGCGCCGGCGCCCAGGAGTTCTGCCAGTCACGCGTGATGTGCTGGGTCGCGCTCGACCGGGCGCTCCGGATCGCCCGCAACCGTTCGTACCCGGCGCCGATCGGGCGCTGGCACGACATCCGGGACGAGATCTACCGCAGCATCATACACGACTTCTGGGACCCGAAGCGGGAGGCGTTCGTGCAGCACAAGGGCTCGACGGCCCTCGGCGCCGCGAATCTGCTGATGCCGCTCGTTCGGCTCGTGAGCCCGCACGATCCGCGGTGGCTGTCGACGCTGCGGGCGATCCGGCACGACCTGGTCGATGATGCGCTGGTGTACCGGTACCGCATCGAGCAGGCGCCCGACGGGCTGCGCGGCCACGAAGGCACCTTCAACATGTGCTCGTTCTGGTACGTGGAGGCGCTGTCGCGCTCCGGCGATACCAGGCGGGCGCGCTTCTTGTTCGAAAAGCTCTTCGGCTATGCGAACGAGCTGGGACTCTACTCGGAGCAGCTCGGGCGGCGCGGCGAGCACCTCGGTAATTTCCCGCAGGCGCTCACGCACATCGCGCTGATCAGCGCGGCCTACGACCTGAACCGCCGGATCGAAGCGGGCAGCCGCGGGACATGA